The Brachyspira hyodysenteriae ATCC 27164 genome includes a window with the following:
- a CDS encoding galactokinase family protein produces MIPRLHLKIVARFREVFGHKGDTKLYFAPGRVTVIGELIDYSD; encoded by the coding sequence ATGATACCTAGATTACATTTAAAAATAGTAGCGAGATTTAGAGAAGTTTTCGGACATAAAGGTGATACAAAACTTTATTTTGCTCCGGGAAGAGTTACAGTTATAGGAGAACTTATAGATTATTCAGACTGA
- a CDS encoding GHMP family kinase ATP-binding protein — MYFKGVYSVILEKGYKIHGMDIFVYTDLPFNTSLASSSSLCACLTFATLDINNIKDVDSIEMAKLSYEGEIKYASHRTSLSDHVTIFLAKENTLFFFNMKTLKYEYFDFNLGDYCMAVVNSNKKRTSSDGEYNARKRECENALKKLKEKKSSLKSLSDLKVKDADFIKETLQNKEQRRALYVSGEQDRVNQAVKAIKKGSVKDLANLILKTHDGLSKLYEVSTAELDILVEEAMNMDGVLGARMIGTGFGGGVLLFLKKTEVENVIENLYTHYKERTRRDADVYILKLSSGTRILPTEE; from the coding sequence ATTTACTTTAAGGGTGTTTATTCTGTGATTTTAGAAAAAGGCTATAAAATACATGGTATGGATATATTTGTATATACCGATTTGCCTTTTAATACATCTTTGGCTTCATCTAGTTCATTATGTGCTTGTTTGACTTTTGCCACTTTGGATATAAACAATATTAAAGATGTTGATAGTATAGAAATGGCAAAATTGTCATATGAAGGTGAAATAAAATATGCATCACATAGAACATCTTTAAGCGATCATGTTACAATATTCTTAGCTAAAGAAAATACATTATTTTTCTTTAATATGAAAACACTTAAATATGAATATTTTGATTTTAATTTAGGTGATTATTGTATGGCTGTTGTTAACAGTAATAAGAAGAGAACTTCTAGTGATGGTGAATATAATGCAAGAAAAAGAGAATGTGAAAATGCATTAAAAAAACTCAAAGAGAAGAAAAGCAGTTTAAAATCATTATCCGATTTAAAAGTTAAAGATGCTGATTTTATTAAAGAGACTTTACAAAACAAAGAGCAGAGACGTGCTTTATATGTTTCTGGCGAACAGGATAGAGTTAATCAGGCAGTTAAAGCTATTAAAAAAGGTTCTGTTAAGGATTTGGCTAATTTGATACTTAAAACTCATGATGGTTTGAGCAAATTATATGAAGTTTCTACTGCAGAATTGGATATTTTAGTTGAAGAAGCTATGAATATGGATGGCGTTTTGGGTGCTAGAATGATAGGTACAGGTTTTGGCGGAGGAGTTTTGTTATTTCTTAAGAAAACTGAAGTTGAAAATGTTATAGAAAATTTATACACCCATTATAAGGAAAGAACTAGAAGAGATGCTGATGTTTATATATTGAAATTATCTAGCGGTACTAGAATTTTACCTACAGAAGAATAA
- a CDS encoding ATP-binding cassette domain-containing protein, whose translation MISVENLNKYYGDFHALKGVSFEINAGEIVGILGPNGAGKSTTLRILTCYLSPTSGNAIIDGKSILNNEREVKKVIGYLPESAPLYDDMSVFDYLIYMAEIQELERSRLSERLHYVVNACSLKDVISKSIGELSKGYKQRVGIAGAIIHDPKILILDEPTNGLDPNQIVEIRELIKELGKEKTVLISTHILSEVEATCSRAIIINQGNVIADADPKHLSLNNNSKENKVSVRIKLSIKTNDDKNKIIEKLKKIENIYDVKSEDNGDLKDITIYSNEEEPREKIYSFIKSTDWIIYEMFRERENLEEVFHTLTKGDK comes from the coding sequence ATGATATCAGTAGAAAATTTAAACAAATATTACGGTGATTTTCATGCTTTAAAAGGCGTAAGTTTTGAAATAAATGCCGGAGAAATTGTAGGAATATTAGGACCAAACGGAGCAGGAAAATCAACTACTTTAAGAATACTCACTTGCTACCTTTCGCCTACTAGCGGAAATGCTATTATTGACGGAAAAAGCATATTAAATAATGAAAGAGAAGTAAAAAAGGTTATAGGATATTTGCCTGAATCAGCACCTCTTTATGATGATATGAGCGTATTTGATTATCTTATTTATATGGCTGAAATTCAGGAACTTGAAAGAAGCAGATTAAGCGAAAGACTTCATTATGTTGTAAATGCCTGCAGTCTTAAAGATGTTATATCAAAATCAATCGGTGAGCTTTCAAAAGGTTATAAACAGAGAGTAGGAATTGCAGGAGCCATTATACATGATCCTAAAATACTTATATTAGATGAACCTACTAACGGACTTGACCCTAACCAAATAGTAGAAATTAGAGAGCTTATAAAAGAATTAGGAAAAGAAAAAACAGTTCTCATATCTACACATATATTAAGCGAAGTTGAGGCTACTTGTTCAAGGGCTATAATTATCAATCAAGGTAATGTTATTGCAGATGCTGACCCTAAACATTTAAGTTTGAATAATAACAGCAAAGAAAATAAAGTATCTGTAAGAATAAAATTATCTATCAAAACTAATGATGATAAAAATAAAATAATAGAAAAACTAAAGAAGATAGAAAATATTTATGATGTTAAATCGGAAGATAACGGAGATTTAAAAGATATTACAATATACTCTAATGAAGAAGAGCCTAGAGAAAAGATTTATTCATTTATCAAGAGTACAGATTGGATAATATATGAAATGTTTAGAGAAAGAGAAAATCTAGAAGAAGTATTCCATACATTAACAAAAGGAGATAAGTAA
- the pgsA gene encoding CDP-diacylglycerol--glycerol-3-phosphate 3-phosphatidyltransferase, which yields MKQQIPNLLSISRIVLSPLVIFLYFYNSMISAVLALIFLIILEITDALDGAMARKFNLVSDLGKVLDPFADTVFHITMFTIFLYEGSMPIWMYIISLYRDMFSMFIRILGGLRGFAVAAKFSGKLKTASRAAAVVIIFLLKILKYTDIVLPYEQITYYSLLVVTIITIYSFFDYMPLITGKANKK from the coding sequence ATGAAACAGCAAATACCTAATTTACTAAGTATAAGCAGAATAGTTTTATCACCTCTTGTTATATTTCTGTACTTTTATAATTCTATGATAAGTGCAGTATTGGCATTAATATTTCTGATAATACTAGAAATAACAGATGCCTTAGACGGTGCTATGGCTAGAAAATTTAATCTTGTAAGTGATTTAGGAAAAGTACTTGATCCTTTTGCTGATACTGTATTTCATATAACTATGTTTACAATATTTCTATATGAAGGCTCTATGCCTATATGGATGTATATAATCTCACTTTATAGAGATATGTTTTCAATGTTTATAAGAATATTAGGAGGATTAAGAGGTTTTGCTGTTGCCGCTAAATTCAGCGGTAAATTAAAAACCGCATCAAGAGCAGCTGCTGTAGTTATAATATTCCTTCTAAAAATATTAAAATATACAGATATAGTTCTTCCTTATGAGCAAATAACATATTACAGTTTATTAGTGGTTACTATAATAACAATATACTCATTCTTTGATTATATGCCTTTAATAACAGGAAAAGCAAACAAAAAATAA
- a CDS encoding DUF4340 domain-containing protein translates to MNKNVTKIIVLLIALAVISVAAFLTTKQSRKKIEANKPRTQLFELNETNVTKYELRYAEEPIIVEKIDETWKVIAPSNDYKIDQLEAFANVKNFNTLNIDSTITNLAELDSFGLENPSNEFTVWEGDKEYKVFVGNKTADEEKYYVKYNDEYFSVELIYIEALKKTIDMLRDKQIFDKTIYIDSVVKTESNIRDYTNTIRKENRTNWVVDGVDEEISLDKAYRDFEALSLVKATGFVYDENMIKYLNRLFRIPDAVITIYMEDNTKTQYEIVYDNNDNRVYVKPQSGIIYEVDYNIYSAAMRDRSYYIKTEDDEKETNNENDPYMDMTEDGMRLDENLQQ, encoded by the coding sequence ATGAATAAAAATGTTACAAAAATAATAGTTTTGCTTATAGCATTAGCAGTAATAAGTGTTGCAGCATTTCTAACAACTAAACAAAGCCGTAAAAAAATAGAGGCAAACAAACCTAGAACTCAGCTTTTTGAACTTAATGAAACAAATGTTACAAAATATGAATTAAGATATGCTGAAGAACCAATAATTGTAGAAAAAATAGATGAAACTTGGAAAGTAATAGCTCCTTCTAACGATTATAAAATAGATCAGTTAGAGGCATTTGCAAATGTTAAAAACTTTAATACTTTGAATATTGACAGCACAATAACAAATCTTGCTGAATTAGATTCATTTGGTTTAGAAAACCCAAGCAATGAATTTACAGTTTGGGAAGGCGATAAAGAATATAAAGTATTCGTTGGAAATAAAACAGCTGATGAAGAAAAATATTATGTAAAATATAATGATGAATATTTCAGTGTAGAGCTTATTTATATAGAAGCATTAAAGAAAACTATTGATATGCTTAGAGATAAGCAAATATTTGATAAAACTATATATATAGATTCTGTAGTAAAAACTGAAAGTAATATAAGAGATTATACAAATACTATAAGAAAAGAAAATAGAACTAATTGGGTTGTTGATGGTGTAGATGAAGAAATTAGTTTAGATAAAGCTTACAGAGATTTTGAAGCATTATCATTAGTTAAAGCTACAGGATTCGTATACGATGAGAATATGATAAAATATTTAAATAGATTATTCAGAATACCTGATGCTGTTATTACAATATATATGGAAGATAATACCAAAACACAGTATGAAATAGTATATGATAATAATGATAACAGAGTATATGTAAAACCTCAAAGCGGTATAATATATGAAGTTGATTATAATATATATTCTGCTGCTATGCGTGACAGAAGCTATTATATAAAAACCGAAGATGATGAAAAAGAAACAAATAATGAAAATGATCCTTATATGGATATGACTGAAGATGGTATGAGATTAGATGAAAATTTGCAGCAATAA
- a CDS encoding ABC-2 transporter permease, with the protein MQSISYTINKSNVILKKELRHIFFSPIAYIFSAIFLIVSGVYFFSRFFILQQNDMQDFFSILPLILSLIIPPITMGLLSSEFSSGSYELISTQSVSTLEIILGKFFSAVIFMLFALIPTILYPMTLTFLGRLDIGPVITGYIGSVFLIMALCAIGIFASSTTKNQIVALIVGLAIMISLNMFLRYLTLLFPASVNFIEVISGDYHFANIARGVLDLRDIIYFLSVTVIFLYLANIMLENRK; encoded by the coding sequence GTGCAGTCTATAAGTTATACTATAAATAAATCGAATGTTATATTAAAAAAAGAATTGAGGCATATTTTTTTCTCGCCTATAGCATATATATTTTCAGCAATATTTTTAATTGTCAGCGGAGTATATTTCTTTTCAAGATTTTTTATACTTCAGCAGAATGATATGCAGGATTTTTTCAGTATTCTGCCTTTAATACTATCGCTTATAATTCCGCCTATCACTATGGGGCTATTATCAAGTGAGTTTTCAAGCGGTTCTTATGAGCTTATAAGTACACAGTCAGTTTCTACTTTAGAAATTATATTGGGTAAATTCTTTTCCGCTGTAATATTTATGCTTTTTGCATTAATACCTACTATACTCTACCCTATGACATTAACTTTTTTAGGAAGATTAGATATAGGACCTGTTATTACCGGATATATAGGAAGCGTATTTCTTATTATGGCATTATGTGCTATAGGTATATTTGCTTCATCTACTACAAAAAATCAGATAGTAGCTTTAATTGTAGGGCTTGCTATCATGATATCATTAAACATGTTTTTAAGATATTTAACATTACTTTTCCCTGCTTCTGTTAATTTTATAGAAGTTATAAGCGGCGATTATCATTTTGCTAATATAGCAAGAGGAGTATTGGATTTAAGGGACATTATATACTTCTTATCAGTTACAGTAATATTCCTTTATTTAGCAAATATTATGCTTGAAAACAGAAAATAA
- a CDS encoding AAA family ATPase, with protein sequence MELNKEKINYIIKKLSEGLYEKEEVIGLTLLCALAGKSVFLYGLPGTAKSLIVRRIASVFNDSKYFGQLMSRFTTPEDVFGPVSLSKLKEDKFERQIEGYLPKADFVFLDEIWKSSPAILNTLLTIINEKVYRNGSQEEKVPLKALIAASNETPPKGQGLEAMYDRFIMRLLVDPAKDVNNFKSLIVDKDVSFNASFNNDEKISTQYWEDLKSIIEEIKVPENVLNIICSIKSEIDEYNKGNNEKIYISDRRWKNIVYILKTAAYFCDREEILPVDCFLISHCIWTLEENIDDVKKIVQKSIESFSQISRKDFESLSSEVNELKKDIESECINDKNVYNTEDINGKECIKIPLNYYYNGNKKIDLYVPLNKLNTSSDFYALDINGNPYEYFNFSFNGGSSLKITKNSSYYLLNSNNETVTEIAKRLPIKSEKGTYKTITSRTKDNYIKSCNELIEKIDEAVKKSEEDLKKQKEKINSPFIAECYSDIILKSHNDYIADFKSKRFEVEQEKNKVEQCQTINN encoded by the coding sequence ATGGAATTAAATAAGGAAAAAATAAATTATATTATTAAAAAACTTTCAGAAGGTTTATATGAAAAAGAAGAAGTAATAGGATTAACACTGTTATGTGCTTTGGCTGGAAAGTCAGTATTTTTGTATGGGCTTCCTGGCACTGCTAAAAGTTTAATCGTAAGAAGAATAGCCTCAGTTTTTAATGATTCTAAATATTTCGGTCAGCTTATGAGCAGGTTTACAACTCCTGAAGATGTTTTTGGTCCTGTAAGCTTATCTAAATTAAAAGAAGATAAATTTGAAAGACAGATTGAAGGCTATTTACCAAAAGCAGATTTCGTATTTTTAGATGAAATTTGGAAAAGCAGTCCTGCAATATTAAATACATTATTAACTATAATAAATGAAAAAGTATACAGAAACGGAAGTCAGGAAGAGAAAGTACCATTAAAGGCATTAATTGCAGCAAGCAATGAAACTCCTCCAAAAGGTCAGGGACTTGAGGCAATGTATGACAGATTTATAATGCGTTTATTGGTTGATCCTGCTAAAGATGTAAATAATTTTAAATCTTTAATAGTTGATAAAGATGTTTCTTTTAATGCTAGCTTTAATAACGATGAAAAAATATCTACACAATATTGGGAAGATTTAAAAAGTATTATAGAAGAGATAAAAGTGCCTGAAAATGTACTTAATATAATATGCTCTATAAAATCTGAAATAGATGAATACAATAAAGGCAATAATGAGAAAATATATATTTCAGACAGAAGATGGAAAAACATTGTTTATATATTAAAAACAGCAGCATATTTTTGCGATAGGGAAGAAATACTTCCTGTAGATTGTTTTTTAATATCTCATTGTATATGGACGCTTGAAGAAAATATTGATGATGTAAAGAAGATAGTTCAAAAATCTATTGAAAGTTTTTCTCAAATAAGCAGAAAAGATTTTGAAAGCTTATCAAGTGAAGTTAATGAGTTAAAAAAGGATATAGAATCTGAATGTATAAATGATAAAAATGTTTATAATACTGAAGATATAAATGGCAAAGAATGTATAAAAATACCATTAAATTATTACTATAATGGAAATAAAAAAATAGATTTATATGTGCCTCTTAATAAACTTAATACAAGTTCTGATTTTTATGCTTTGGATATAAATGGCAATCCATATGAATATTTTAATTTTTCTTTCAATGGCGGATCCAGCTTAAAAATTACTAAGAATTCATCTTATTATCTTCTTAACAGTAATAATGAAACTGTTACTGAAATTGCAAAAAGATTACCTATAAAGTCAGAAAAAGGTACATATAAAACAATTACTTCAAGAACAAAAGATAATTATATTAAAAGCTGCAACGAATTGATAGAAAAGATAGATGAGGCAGTAAAAAAATCTGAAGAAGATTTAAAAAAGC
- a CDS encoding sigma-70 family RNA polymerase sigma factor, protein MIDDVFIKKLVLEYKATRSIEALKEINEHLSNYIYNYPRKVFGVFHDDALEFYSYYIERIDNIIIKYNETDAKFITWFTYTLRSNYLNFIDHKKRKDKYKKQEISIDAPLCGKDALTLHDVLYDSKSYVMNEYSNNYNESNIEKLSLNMFNYIEKEFSDRDSIAFFIHNLELFINLIIQPLMKYFNINYEEAYSIIEKARATYIKKYNEIIKQQDKIAKINAQIEINNKRGLFTVHLASKKQNYIKKLHSIKINVPYEFIAKLLNITNNAVTKIINKIKASLKEHFNNLSDL, encoded by the coding sequence ATGATAGATGATGTATTTATAAAGAAGCTTGTTCTTGAATATAAAGCTACAAGAAGTATTGAGGCTTTAAAAGAGATTAATGAACATTTATCTAATTATATTTATAATTATCCTAGAAAAGTTTTCGGAGTATTTCATGATGATGCTTTAGAATTTTACTCATATTATATAGAAAGAATAGATAATATAATAATAAAATATAATGAAACAGATGCTAAATTTATCACTTGGTTCACATATACATTAAGAAGTAATTATTTAAATTTCATAGATCATAAAAAAAGAAAAGATAAATATAAAAAACAGGAAATATCAATAGATGCCCCATTATGCGGTAAAGATGCATTAACCTTACATGATGTACTTTATGACAGTAAATCTTATGTTATGAATGAATATTCAAATAATTATAATGAAAGTAATATTGAAAAACTTTCACTCAATATGTTTAACTATATAGAAAAAGAATTCAGCGACAGAGATTCAATAGCATTTTTTATACATAATCTAGAATTATTTATAAATCTTATAATACAGCCATTAATGAAATATTTTAATATAAATTATGAAGAAGCATATTCAATAATAGAAAAAGCAAGAGCAACATATATAAAAAAATATAATGAAATAATAAAACAGCAGGATAAAATAGCAAAAATAAATGCACAAATAGAAATCAATAATAAAAGAGGACTTTTCACCGTGCATTTAGCAAGTAAAAAACAAAATTATATTAAGAAACTGCATTCTATAAAAATAAATGTTCCTTATGAGTTTATAGCAAAACTTTTAAATATTACAAACAATGCAGTTACAAAAATTATAAATAAAATAAAAGCTAGCTTAAAAGAACATTTTAATAATTTATCGGATTTATAA
- a CDS encoding DUF721 domain-containing protein yields MHTIKNTLEEYSDRKLYQNINLANYIKISQKWDDIMGEVLSKICYPSFYRNAVLTVTITDSVWANEIFMNRNNIFKNIKKETNIEVVELKTRIGEVNNRTVENTNNKEIKKEEKELTKEHKEWIDNTIKESGIKDERMKEIFANILKYEDNDDR; encoded by the coding sequence ATGCATACTATAAAAAATACATTAGAAGAATATTCTGACAGGAAACTATATCAAAATATTAATTTAGCCAATTACATAAAAATATCTCAAAAATGGGATGATATCATGGGAGAAGTTCTCTCAAAAATATGCTACCCTTCATTTTATAGAAATGCCGTTCTTACAGTAACAATAACAGATAGTGTATGGGCTAATGAAATATTTATGAATAGGAATAATATATTCAAAAATATTAAAAAAGAAACTAATATAGAAGTAGTAGAATTAAAAACTAGAATAGGCGAAGTTAACAATAGAACAGTAGAAAATACAAATAATAAAGAAATTAAAAAAGAAGAAAAAGAATTAACTAAAGAACATAAGGAATGGATAGATAATACAATAAAAGAATCCGGAATAAAAGATGAAAGAATGAAAGAAATATTTGCTAATATATTGAAATACGAGGATAATGATGATAGATGA
- a CDS encoding L-cysteine desulfidase family protein, with product MDKTLYSNYINILKEELIPALGCTEPIAIAFAGAKIREVIGNMPEHITVKCSGNIIKNVKGVTVPNSGGLKGIDTAAILGLVGGDANKNLEVLSTVKQEDIEKTKELLNSKFCTCELIEGDENLHIIIEAKYKDTNALVEIKNAHTNITRITKNNEELLNSDNSSSKKEEDLRETLNIKDILNFANEVNIDDIKDIIKRQIELNCNIAEEGLKNDYGSSVGKTLIKYYGDDIRNKARAYASAGSDARMGGCSMPVVTNSGSGNQGITVSIPVIKYAENMKVSEEKLYRALVLSNLIAILQKKHIGKLSAFCGVVCAATGSASGIAYLHDCDYQVICDTITNALCTIGGMVCDGAKSSCASKIAEAVDCGILAFNLARDGKVFKAGDGLVKDDIEATIDSIGRMAKEGMKSTDVEILNIMIDK from the coding sequence ATGGATAAAACTTTATACAGTAATTATATAAATATATTAAAAGAAGAATTAATACCAGCATTAGGATGCACAGAACCTATAGCAATAGCTTTTGCAGGAGCTAAAATCAGGGAAGTAATAGGAAATATGCCTGAACATATCACTGTAAAATGCAGCGGGAATATAATAAAAAATGTAAAAGGTGTAACTGTACCAAATTCAGGAGGATTAAAAGGAATAGATACTGCTGCAATTTTAGGATTGGTGGGCGGAGATGCCAACAAAAATCTTGAAGTATTATCAACCGTAAAACAAGAAGATATAGAAAAAACTAAAGAACTTTTAAATAGCAAATTTTGTACTTGCGAATTAATAGAAGGAGATGAAAATTTACATATCATAATAGAAGCAAAATATAAAGATACAAATGCTTTAGTAGAAATAAAAAATGCACATACTAATATTACAAGAATTACCAAGAATAATGAAGAATTATTAAATTCTGATAATTCTTCTAGTAAAAAAGAAGAAGATTTAAGAGAAACATTAAATATAAAAGATATACTAAATTTTGCTAATGAAGTTAATATAGATGATATTAAAGATATTATAAAAAGACAAATAGAACTTAACTGTAATATTGCTGAAGAAGGCTTAAAAAATGATTATGGGTCTAGTGTTGGTAAAACATTAATAAAATATTATGGCGATGATATAAGAAACAAAGCTAGAGCTTATGCTTCTGCTGGTTCCGATGCTAGAATGGGCGGTTGTTCTATGCCTGTGGTAACTAACTCCGGAAGCGGAAATCAAGGAATAACAGTATCAATCCCTGTAATAAAATATGCAGAAAATATGAAAGTATCTGAAGAAAAATTATACAGAGCTTTGGTACTTTCAAATTTAATAGCTATACTACAAAAAAAACATATAGGTAAATTATCAGCATTTTGCGGAGTTGTATGTGCTGCTACAGGTTCTGCTTCAGGCATAGCATATTTACATGACTGCGACTATCAAGTTATATGCGATACTATTACAAATGCTTTATGTACAATAGGCGGTATGGTTTGTGACGGAGCTAAGTCTTCTTGTGCTTCAAAGATTGCCGAGGCTGTTGATTGCGGAATATTAGCTTTCAATTTAGCTAGAGATGGAAAAGTATTTAAAGCTGGAGACGGACTTGTTAAGGATGATATAGAAGCTACCATTGACAGTATAGGAAGAATGGCTAAAGAAGGTATGAAAAGTACAGATGTAGAAATACTTAATATAATGATAGATAAATGA
- the prfB gene encoding peptide chain release factor 2 (programmed frameshift) gives MTLSEIKGIVSNIKEQSEILRGYLDPDSIYKRVKEIDEISAKDDFWNDNIAAQKLMKERMLLLDKIEPVENLIKNSNNIYELVEMAIESNDSEMEKELETECLELQKVFDELETKNLFSGEFDSKNAYLTLNAGAGGTESCDWASMLSRMYVRFCERHGFTVETTDELPGDEAGIKQISFYVQGLYAYGYLRSEIGVHRLVRISPFDANAKRHTSFVAVSVMPDIDEDIEIEINPADLRIDTYRASGAGGQHVNKTSSAIRITHIPTNIVVQCQAERSQHNNKDMAMKMLKAKLYQLEKEKLDKEKQKIAGEKTDIAWGNQIRSYVFQPYQMVKDLRTGCESGNMNSVMDGNIDEFISAYLKQQIKK, from the exons ATGACATTATCAGAAATTAAAGGTATAGTATCTAATATTAAAGAACAATCAGAAATATTAAGGGGGTATCTT GACCCGGATTCTATTTACAAAAGGGTTAAAGAGATAGACGAAATATCAGCTAAAGATGATTTTTGGAATGATAATATAGCAGCTCAGAAACTTATGAAGGAGAGAATGCTTCTTCTTGATAAAATAGAGCCTGTAGAAAATCTAATAAAAAATTCTAATAATATTTATGAACTTGTGGAAATGGCTATAGAGTCAAATGATTCTGAAATGGAAAAAGAATTGGAAACAGAATGCTTAGAATTGCAGAAAGTTTTTGATGAATTGGAAACAAAGAATTTGTTTTCAGGAGAATTTGATAGTAAGAATGCATATTTAACTTTGAATGCAGGAGCAGGCGGTACAGAGAGCTGCGATTGGGCTTCTATGCTTTCAAGAATGTATGTAAGATTCTGTGAAAGACATGGTTTTACAGTTGAAACTACAGATGAATTACCAGGTGATGAAGCAGGAATAAAACAGATAAGTTTTTATGTTCAGGGTCTTTATGCTTATGGGTATCTACGTTCAGAAATAGGTGTTCATAGACTAGTTAGAATATCTCCTTTTGATGCTAATGCTAAAAGACATACTTCATTTGTTGCAGTTAGTGTTATGCCTGATATAGATGAAGATATAGAAATAGAAATAAATCCAGCTGATTTGAGAATAGATACTTACAGAGCTTCAGGAGCAGGCGGACAGCACGTTAATAAAACTTCATCAGCTATTAGAATAACACATATACCTACTAATATAGTTGTTCAATGTCAGGCAGAAAGAAGTCAGCATAACAATAAAGATATGGCTATGAAAATGCTTAAAGCTAAACTTTATCAATTAGAGAAAGAGAAATTGGATAAAGAGAAGCAGAAAATAGCAGGTGAGAAAACTGATATAGCTTGGGGCAATCAGATTAGAAGTTATGTATTCCAACCTTATCAGATGGTAAAAGATTTAAGAACCGGATGTGAGAGCGGAAATATGAACTCTGTAATGGACGGAAATATTGATGAATTTATATCAGCGTATCTTAAACAGCAAATAAAAAAATAA
- a CDS encoding tetratricopeptide repeat protein: protein MISGCKVSKKMHVNKIILILFSLFALSLYSQTNDTFKYDRKNLSNAYRYYNAKNYKKAAELFEYEIANSPILKIEYFENLANSYMNLKDYTNMLRAARNGIIVNNFSPKLHFQKGYALYKLGDTNKAIDSIRYSLSLKPNDAYMNNFLGLLYLYVEDYKQAESSFLKATVYSPNNVVYMVNLAATYERDKNFSSALNTYEEAYKINPNYRGLKDSITRNKNILARISGNTNIAIEDKLQINTNQTNITYDEDVEAKPIEIDIMELAATNTSITNDIINTNSVITNDIINTNNIINTNNIITNTSAIIETNNTAAQTNAQQNNN from the coding sequence ATGATTTCAGGCTGCAAAGTTTCAAAAAAGATGCACGTTAATAAGATAATTCTTATACTTTTTTCATTATTTGCATTATCATTGTATTCTCAAACAAATGATACTTTCAAATATGATAGAAAAAATTTATCTAATGCCTATAGGTATTATAATGCTAAAAACTACAAAAAAGCTGCTGAATTATTTGAATATGAAATTGCAAACTCCCCTATTCTTAAAATAGAATATTTTGAGAATTTAGCTAATTCTTATATGAATCTTAAAGATTATACCAATATGCTTAGAGCAGCAAGAAATGGTATAATAGTAAACAATTTTTCTCCTAAACTGCATTTTCAAAAGGGATATGCTCTTTACAAATTAGGAGATACCAATAAGGCTATAGATTCTATAAGATATTCTTTAAGTTTAAAACCAAATGATGCTTATATGAATAATTTTCTAGGGCTTTTATATTTATATGTTGAAGATTATAAACAGGCTGAATCATCATTTTTAAAAGCTACAGTGTACAGTCCGAATAATGTAGTTTATATGGTAAATCTTGCAGCTACCTATGAAAGAGATAAAAATTTCAGTTCAGCACTTAATACCTATGAAGAGGCATATAAAATAAATCCTAATTACAGAGGATTAAAAGATTCAATAACCAGAAATAAAAATATATTAGCAAGAATATCAGGAAATACAAATATAGCTATTGAAGACAAACTTCAAATAAATACAAATCAGACTAATATAACTTATGATGAAGATGTAGAAGCTAAACCAATAGAAATAGATATAATGGAATTAGCAGCAACAAATACTTCAATTACAAATGATATAATAAACACAAACTCCGTTATAACAAATGATATCATAAATACTAATAACATAATCAATACAAATAATATAATAACAAATACCTCAGCTATAATAGAAACAAACAATACAGCTGCCCAAACCAATGCACAGCAAAATAATAATTAA